In one Nicotiana sylvestris chromosome 8, ASM39365v2, whole genome shotgun sequence genomic region, the following are encoded:
- the LOC104240614 gene encoding uncharacterized protein, producing MKTVLFRTRSGSIPVQTPVVPGTSRVSVPVRQSVGGVLNGEKKKGCSSPRVSLHLEVNRRSICRASSESDGIQSAIEGSGVTRTLSKVGSMSFPAIIPEEDCGTEQDELVVLRSIGSLSLTEDQRSYAEDWPQSGIPTDELGFPGGGIGKNRKFPGRGGGRGESDASSFTGGNSYPKKIGAYYKQMLKSDPVNSLLLRNYGKYLHEVERDYVKAEECFGRAILASPGDGEVLSMYGKLVWESERDESRAKSYFDQAVQASPDDCTVLGSYAKFMWEADEDDEEEEEMERKTVAAGAAMVTA from the exons ATGAAGACTGTACTTTTCCGAACTCGTTCCGGCTCAATTCCTGTCCAGACGCCGGTGGTTCCCGGTACATCTAGGGTTTCCGTTCCGGTTCGTCAATCCGTCGGTGGAGTGCTTAACGGAGAGAAGAAGAAAGGATGTTCTTCTCCTAGGGTTTCTCTGCATTTGGAAGTCAACCGTCGGAGTATATGCCGGGCTTCTTCAGAGTCCGACGGGATCCAGTCGGCGATTGAAGGTTCTGGTGTAACAAGGACGTTGAGTAAGGTCGGATCAATGTCATTTCCGGCAATAATACCGGAGGAGGATTGCGGTACTGAGCAGGACGAGTTGGTGGTTTTGCGAAGTATTGGATCGCTGAGTTTAACGGAAGATCAAAGGAGTTACGCCGAAGATTGGCCGCAGAGCGGTATTCCTACCGATGAGCTCGGATTTCCTGGCGGTGGTATCGGCAAAAACAGAAAGTTCCCTGGCAGAGGCGGCGGTAGAGGTGAATCCGACGCCAGTAGTTTCACCGGTGGTAACTCCTATCCAAAGAAAATTGGAGCGTACTATAAGCAAATGTTAAAGTCCGATCCTGTGAATTCTCTTCTTCTTAGAAACTATGGCAAGTACTTGCATGAG GTGGAGAGAGATTATGTGAAAGCTGAAGAATGTTTCGGAAGAGCTATACTGGCAAGTCCGGGAGACGGAGAAGTGCTTTCTATGTATGGCAAATTGGTTTGGGAGAGTGAGCGAGACGAGAGTAGAGCCAAATCTTACTTCGATCAAGCTGTTCAAGCTTCTCCTGACGACTG CACTGTGTTGGGATCGTATGCAAAATTCATGTGGGAAGCAGACGAggacgatgaagaagaagaagagatggaGAGAAAAACTGTAGCAGCAGGAGCTGCCATGGTTACAGCTTAA